From Sphingobium sp. B2D3C:
ATCGCGTAGAAGCGCGCGCCATCGCCGTCGAGCAGGGCGCGGATCACCGGTGTCTCCGAGGCGCGGGTCTGGATGAAGACCCGTCCAGGCTTCTCGCCACGCCCCGCGCGCCCCGAGACCTGCATGATCTGCTGATAGGTGCGCTCGGCGGCACGCAGGTCGCCCCCATCCAGCCCAAGATCGGCATCGACCACGCCGACGAGCGTCAGTTCGGGGAAGTGATAGCCCTTGGTGACCAGTTGCGTGCCGATGATGATATCCACGGCCCCGCCCGCCACGTCCCGCACAAAGGCAGCCGCCCGAGCCGGAGACCATAAGGTGTCGGAGGTGACGATGGCGGTGCGTGCCTGCGGGAAGAGCAGCTTCACCTCGTCCGCGATACGCTCGACGCCGGGGCCGCAGGCGACCAGTGCATCGCTTTCATGGCATTCCGGGCAGGCGTCGGGCGTGGGGATGCTGTGGCCGCAATGATGGCAGGCGAGGCGCCGGGTCAGGCGATGCTCGACCATCCAGGCGGTGCAGTGCGGGCACTGGAAGCGATGGCCGCAATGGCGGCACAGGGTGAGCGGCGCATAGCCGCGCCGGTTGAGGAACAGCAAAGATTGTTCGCCGCGCTCCAGCGTCTCCGCCATGGCCTTGACCAGCGGCGGCGCGAGCCATCGTCCCCGGTCGGGCGGGTCGCGCGTCAGATCGAGGCCGATGATCTCCGGCAGTTCGGCGCCGCCGAACCGGCTGGGCAGGGCAATCTCTTCATAGCGCCCCAGAGCGACCTGATGGCGCGTCTCGATGGCCGGCGTCGCCGAAGCGAGGATGATCGGGCAGCTCTCGAACATGCCGCGCATCACCGCAACGTCCCGCGCATGGTAGCGCACGCCTTCTTCCTGCTTGAAGCTGGTCTCATGAGCCTCGTCCACGATGATGAGGCCGAGCTTGGGGTAAGGCAGGAACAGCGCCGAGCGCGCGCCCACCACCACCTGCGCCTCGCCGCGTGAGATCGCCCGCCAGGCGCGACGCCGGTCGGATTGCTTGAGGCCGGAATGCCAGGGCACCGGCTCACAGCCAAAGCGGGCGGTGAACCGGTCGAGAAACGGCTCGGTCAGCGCGATCTCGGGGAGCAGCACCAGCGCCTGCTTGCCTTGCCGCAGAGTCTCGGCCAGCGCCTCGAAATACACCTCCGTCTTGCCCGATCCGGTGACGCCATCAAGCAGGACGGTCTGGAAGGCATGGGCGCGAACATGCTCTGTCAGCCTGTCGGCCGCGGCCTGCTGGTCGGCGCTGAGCGTGACGGTCACGAAGTCGGGGTCCGGATCGGGATAGGGCTGATCGGTGGAGACTTCGACAGCCTCCAGCGCGCCCTGCTTTACCAGCCCGCGAATCACCGCGTCGCTGACTTCGCCAATGGCGGCAAGTTCACGCACCAGCCCCTGACGCTCGCCGATGCGTTCCAGCGCTTGCGCGCGCTGGGGCGTCAGCCGATCCGGCACGGCGCCGGTTGGACGATATTCCACCACTGTCTTCTCGCCATCCAGCGCGGACATGGAGGCGAGCGCCATGCGCAGCACGGCAGCGGGCGGGGCGAGATAATAATCCGCCGTCCACTCGATGAGGCGGCGCAGCGAAGCGGGCAAAGGCGGCGCATCCAGCACGCCGGTAATGGGGCGCAGACGATTGTCGCCGACCGGCGCGACGTCCGGAAAGCGGTCCGCTTCCCACACCACGCCGATCATGGGGCGCGGACCCAGCGGGGCGACGACGATCTGCCCGGGCTCCACGCTCATGCCATGCGGCACCCGGTAATCGAGCGGGCCTAGCGCGGCGTTGAGCAGAATGATCCGGGCGCGGGTCATGCTCCGGCCTTAGAGACTGTCTGGCTCGGAGGAAATGGCATCGTCGGCCTCGCTTGCGCCTCCGCACGGCAGGCGGGCCTTACATCCGGGGGCGTGCGGCGCTATAGGCGGCGCCAATCTCTCCACAACCGGGAACCTCTGGCCATGAAATTCTTCGTCGATACCGCCGACACTGCCGACATTCGCGAGCTTGCCGCCACTGGCCTGCTGGACGGCGTGACGACCAATCCCAGCCTCATCCACAAATCGGGCCGCAAGTTCCTCGAAGTGGTGGAAGAAATCTGCGGGCTGGTCGATGGCCCCGTCTCAGCAGAAGTCGTGGCGCTCGATCATGAGACGATGATGAAGGAAGCCGCTGTGCTCCGGAAGATCGCCGAGAATGTCTGCATCAAGGT
This genomic window contains:
- a CDS encoding primosomal protein N', translating into MTRARIILLNAALGPLDYRVPHGMSVEPGQIVVAPLGPRPMIGVVWEADRFPDVAPVGDNRLRPITGVLDAPPLPASLRRLIEWTADYYLAPPAAVLRMALASMSALDGEKTVVEYRPTGAVPDRLTPQRAQALERIGERQGLVRELAAIGEVSDAVIRGLVKQGALEAVEVSTDQPYPDPDPDFVTVTLSADQQAAADRLTEHVRAHAFQTVLLDGVTGSGKTEVYFEALAETLRQGKQALVLLPEIALTEPFLDRFTARFGCEPVPWHSGLKQSDRRRAWRAISRGEAQVVVGARSALFLPYPKLGLIIVDEAHETSFKQEEGVRYHARDVAVMRGMFESCPIILASATPAIETRHQVALGRYEEIALPSRFGGAELPEIIGLDLTRDPPDRGRWLAPPLVKAMAETLERGEQSLLFLNRRGYAPLTLCRHCGHRFQCPHCTAWMVEHRLTRRLACHHCGHSIPTPDACPECHESDALVACGPGVERIADEVKLLFPQARTAIVTSDTLWSPARAAAFVRDVAGGAVDIIIGTQLVTKGYHFPELTLVGVVDADLGLDGGDLRAAERTYQQIMQVSGRAGRGEKPGRVFIQTRASETPVIRALLDGDGARFYAMETESRRIANAPPFGRFAAIIVSDADGALARETAQRIGKIAPHQDGLDVYGPAEAPLAVLRGRHRFRLLVHARRGVDLQAIVRKWLGQIDWKSTTRVSVDIDPYSFV